The following proteins are co-located in the Oryzias melastigma strain HK-1 linkage group LG8, ASM292280v2, whole genome shotgun sequence genome:
- the tspan4b gene encoding tetraspanin-4 — protein MPGTQRCLCCFKYLMFGFNLIFWLGGCGLFGVGVWLSFTQAEFSSLPLSFPSLSAANLLLVAGGITMVTGFLGCLGALKEQRCLLITFFGILLVLVVTEVTLALVVHIFHDEMDARAQRDLKEGMETYVSNPELKKSWDFVQKKFKCCGATNKTDWYGVLNGTLPVSCCSVEAADCDEGWSEPCYQKAKQWLLDNIPSVLVFGCCIGVVQILALIFSMMMYCHIRHAEKNLD, from the exons ATGCCGGGCACTCAGAGATGTTTGTGCTGCttcaaatatttgatgtttGGGTTTAATCTGATCTTCTGG CTGGGAGGATGCGGCTTGTTTGGAGTGGGAGTCTGGCTGTCCTTCACCCAGGCAGAGTTCTCCTCTCTCCCTCTGTCCTTCCCATCGCTCTCAGCTGCCAACCTGCTGCTGGTTGCAGGTGGCATCACCATGGTGACAGGCTTTCTGGGCTGCCTGGGAGCCCTTAAAGAGCAGCGCTGCCTTCTGATCACG TTCTTCGGGATCCTGCTGGTGCTGGTTGTGACAGAAGTGACTCTTGCACTGGTGGTGCACATCTTCCACGACGAG ATGGATGCACGAGCCCAGAGGGACCTAAAGGAGGGAATGGAGACTTATGTGTCAAACCCTGAACTGAAGAAATCCTGGGACTTTGTCCAGAAAAAA TTCAAATGCTGTGGAGCCACCAACAAAACGGACTGGTATGGCGTGCTGAACGGAACGCTGCCCGtgtcctgctgctctgtggagGCAGCAGACTGTGACGAGGGCTGGAGTGAG CCATGCTACCAGAAGGCCAAGCAGTGGCTGCTTGACAACATCCCGTCTGTCCTGGTGTTTGGGTGTTGCATCGGTGTTGTGCAG